One genomic region from Aliarcobacter cryaerophilus ATCC 43158 encodes:
- a CDS encoding molybdopterin guanine dinucleotide-containing S/N-oxide reductase, with the protein MKNIDKKRRNFFKVALLFAAVPFVDVVSSRSNLLASTVSNFSTTLLKDGEILTAAHWGMLKLTLKDGKIIKSEPYQKTSDIYNSLQYYTQDLVYAKDRIKYPMVRKSYLENPNNSKRELRGKDEWVKVSYEEAIKLISTELKKTKNERGAEGIFAGSYGWKSSGNMHNSRVLLHRFMNSIGGFTGSLGDYSTGAAQVIMPHVLGTIEVYEQQTSWPIVLENSKVIVIWGANLMRTLKISWTSTDEQGFKYLQELKKLNKKIICIDPEKNETCTYLNAKWVPIIPGTDVAFMIGMAYHLLETNNYDKNFLDEYTDGFDKFRDYILGKEDNIVKNTKWASKICGIDEQTIKELALLMYENRTMIMAGWGIQRAQYGEQTHWMIVTLASMLGQIGLPGGGFGFSYHYSNGGAPTTKGGKIGGITSTISSTQNTGGSSWLEKTAKFSFPVARIADALLNPGKVIDHNGSKVTYPDIDFIYWVGGNPLVHHQDTNNLVKAFRKPKTIVVNEIFWTPTARMADIVMPVTTSYERDDITMTGDYSNLNIVPMKQAVEKQNEAKDDYEIFCDLAKEFGVFEEYSQNKTVFEWIKGFYNQAYSQMEKAGTKIPNFEDFWKENKPITFEVSQENSEFVRYSDFREDPILEPLGTPSGKIEIYSKKIESMNYDDCKAHPSWFEPDEWLGMKNKDAEFALITSHPNHRLHSQLNNTSLRDKYAVSNREPIFIHTKDAKAKGIKNGDIVRVYNKRGEILAGAVITDDIRRGVVRVDEGAWYDPLERGKLGTICLNGNVNVLTKDIPTSKLANGNSSNTALVNIEKYTKKAKDISIFKQP; encoded by the coding sequence ATGAAAAATATAGATAAAAAAAGAAGAAATTTTTTTAAAGTAGCACTTTTATTTGCTGCTGTTCCTTTTGTTGATGTTGTATCAAGCAGATCAAATCTTTTAGCTTCTACAGTATCAAACTTTTCTACAACTTTATTAAAAGATGGAGAAATTTTAACGGCTGCTCACTGGGGTATGTTGAAACTTACATTAAAAGATGGAAAAATTATAAAATCAGAGCCATATCAAAAAACATCTGATATTTATAACTCTTTACAGTACTACACACAAGATTTAGTTTATGCCAAAGATAGAATAAAGTATCCAATGGTTAGAAAATCTTATTTAGAAAATCCAAATAATTCAAAACGAGAATTAAGAGGAAAAGATGAGTGGGTAAAAGTATCTTATGAAGAAGCTATTAAATTAATATCAACTGAGCTTAAAAAAACAAAAAATGAAAGAGGTGCTGAAGGTATTTTCGCTGGAAGTTATGGTTGGAAAAGTAGTGGAAATATGCATAACTCAAGAGTTTTATTACATAGATTTATGAATAGTATTGGTGGATTTACAGGTTCTTTGGGTGATTATTCAACTGGTGCTGCACAAGTTATTATGCCTCATGTATTAGGTACAATTGAAGTTTATGAACAACAAACTTCATGGCCTATTGTTTTAGAAAATTCAAAAGTTATAGTAATTTGGGGTGCTAACTTAATGCGTACTTTAAAAATCTCTTGGACTTCAACAGATGAGCAGGGATTTAAATATCTTCAAGAACTTAAAAAATTAAATAAAAAAATCATATGTATAGATCCTGAAAAAAATGAAACTTGTACATATTTAAATGCAAAATGGGTACCAATAATTCCAGGAACAGACGTAGCATTTATGATTGGTATGGCATATCATTTATTAGAGACAAATAACTATGATAAAAACTTTTTAGATGAATATACAGATGGATTTGATAAATTTAGAGATTATATTCTAGGAAAAGAAGATAATATTGTAAAAAATACTAAATGGGCTTCAAAAATTTGTGGAATAGATGAACAAACTATAAAAGAGTTAGCACTTTTAATGTATGAAAATAGAACAATGATTATGGCTGGTTGGGGAATACAAAGGGCTCAATATGGAGAACAAACTCACTGGATGATAGTAACTTTAGCTTCAATGTTAGGTCAAATTGGTCTTCCTGGTGGTGGTTTTGGATTCTCTTATCATTATTCAAATGGTGGTGCGCCAACTACAAAAGGTGGAAAGATAGGTGGAATAACTTCAACTATTAGTTCTACACAAAATACAGGTGGTTCTTCTTGGCTTGAAAAAACTGCAAAATTCTCTTTTCCTGTTGCTAGAATTGCCGATGCTTTATTAAATCCTGGTAAGGTAATAGATCATAACGGAAGTAAAGTAACTTATCCTGATATTGATTTTATTTATTGGGTAGGTGGAAATCCATTGGTTCACCATCAAGATACAAATAATTTAGTAAAAGCTTTTAGAAAACCAAAAACTATTGTTGTAAATGAAATTTTTTGGACTCCAACAGCTAGAATGGCTGATATTGTAATGCCAGTAACTACAAGTTATGAAAGAGATGATATTACAATGACTGGGGATTACTCAAATTTAAATATTGTTCCAATGAAACAAGCAGTAGAAAAGCAAAATGAAGCAAAAGATGATTATGAAATATTTTGTGATTTAGCAAAAGAGTTCGGAGTTTTTGAAGAGTATTCACAAAATAAAACAGTATTTGAATGGATAAAAGGATTTTATAATCAAGCTTATAGTCAAATGGAAAAAGCAGGGACAAAAATTCCTAATTTTGAAGATTTTTGGAAAGAAAATAAACCTATAACTTTTGAAGTTTCTCAAGAAAATAGTGAATTTGTAAGATATTCTGATTTTAGAGAAGATCCAATATTAGAACCTTTAGGAACACCTTCTGGTAAAATTGAAATATATTCAAAAAAAATAGAATCTATGAATTATGATGATTGTAAAGCTCATCCATCTTGGTTTGAACCGGATGAGTGGTTGGGAATGAAGAATAAAGATGCAGAGTTTGCTTTAATTACTTCTCATCCAAATCATAGACTACATTCTCAATTAAACAACACAAGCTTAAGAGATAAGTATGCAGTTTCAAATAGAGAACCAATTTTTATACACACAAAAGATGCAAAGGCTAAGGGTATAAAAAATGGAGATATTGTAAGAGTTTACAATAAACGAGGTGAAATATTAGCTGGAGCTGTTATTACAGATGATATTAGAAGGGGTGTTGTAAGAGTTGATGAAGGTGCTTGGTACGATCCTCTTGAAAGAGGAAAACTAGGAACAATTTGTTTAAATGGAAATGTTAATGTTCTTACAAAAGATATACCAACTTCAAAACTAGCAAATGGAAATAGCTCAAATACTGCTTTGGTAAATATTGAAAAATATACAAAAAAAGCCAAAGATATTTCTATTTTCAAACAGCCTTAA